Proteins from a single region of Ziziphus jujuba cultivar Dongzao chromosome 1, ASM3175591v1:
- the LOC125418345 gene encoding (R)-mandelonitrile lyase 2, with amino-acid sequence MGPLFLVVLSYFFHHQLEVLALATSSDYDFSYMKSVYNATDLPLKEEYDYIIVGGGTGGCPLAATLSANYSVLVLERGSAPPSYPQLVLTTDGVLGVLLQEDDGKTPAQRFTSEDGVAIVRGRVLGGSSMINGGFYSRADDQFYNESGIHWDMDAVEEAYQWVEDTIVFQPNLLVWPSIVREALLEAGVDPDNGFSLQHLVGTKTSGSIFDNEGKRHGAVELLNKGKLKNLKVAIEAYAERIIFSSKASDVSASGVVYRDSKGRAHEALIRDKGEVILSAGAIGSPQLLLLSGVGPSPHLSSHKVPVVSENPDVGNFMADNPRNNINIVVPFALGPSVGQVVGITRDFNYIEPVSSVTSFSFPQPFGFYPNGTGPLELSVATIEEKFSGPLSSGSLRLVSSADVKVGPTVRFNYFKDPKDLARCVKGMRLVGDMLKTDAMERLKFQDLKGAEGFKFLEPSLPRNLSDDASMEAFCRSTVTTMWHYHGGCLVGKVVDGDLRVVGTNSLRVVDGSIFNASPGTNPQATLMMIGRYIGLRMLQEREAAK; translated from the exons ATTTTAGCTACATGAAATCTGTATACAATGCCACTGATCTTCCATTAAAAGAAGAGTATGACTATATAATAGTTGGAGGTGGCACAGGAGGCTGTCCTTTGGCTGCAACTTTATCAGCGAACTATTCGGTTCTTGTTCTTGAAAGGGGTAGTGCTCCTCCTTCATACCCACAGCTAGTCTTGACCACAGACGGGGTATTAGGTGTTCTCTTGCAGGAAGACGATGGTAAAACACCTGCTCAGAGGTTCACTTCAGAAGATGGTGTTGCAATTGTTAGAGGAAGAGTCCTTGGTGGGAGCAGCATGATCAATGGGGGATTTTACTCTAGAGCTGATGACCAATTCTATAATGAATCTGGCATTCATTGGGACATGGATGCGGTCGAGGAGGCATATCAATGGGTGGAAGACACTATTGTTTTCCAACCAAATCTTTTGGTTTGGCCATCTATTGTTAGAGAAGCCTTATTGGAAGCAGGAGTTGATCCTGACAATGGATTCAGTCTGCAACACTTGGTGGGAACCAAAACTTCTGGTTCAATCTTCGATAATGAGGGAAAGAGACATGGAGCTGTGGAACTTCTTAACAAAGGTAAACTGAAGAACTTGAAAGTTGCAATTGAGGCCTATGCGGAAAGAATAATCTTCTCTTCCAAAGCATCAG ATGTATCTGCAAGTGGAGTCGTATATAGAGATTCAAAGGGGAGGGCTCATGAGGCATTGATAAGAGACAAAGGAGAGGTGATATTGAGTGCAGGGGCAATTGGGAGCCCTCAGCTTCTTCTTCTCAGTGGAGTTGGTCCATCTCCTCATCTTTCATCACATAAAGTTCCGGTAGTCAGCGAAAATCCCGATGTGGGAAATTTTATGGCGGATAATCCTCGTAATAACATCAACATTGTAGTCCCATTTGCATTGGGCCCTTCAGTTGGACAGGTTGTAGGAATTACTAGAGATTTCAATTACATAGAGCCAGTCTCTTCTGTTAcctcattttcttttcctcaaCCTTTTGGCTTTTACCCAAATGGTACCGGTCCTTTGGAATTGAGCGTGGCAACCATTGAAGAGAAGTTCTCCGGACCACTTTCAAGTGGCTCCCTCCGACTGGTTTCGTCAGCCGATGTTAAAGTCGGCCCAACCGTCCGATTCAATTACTTTAAAGATCCAAAGGACCTTGCTCGTTGTGTAAAAGGAATGAGGTTGGTTGGTGATATGCTTAAGACCGATGCCATGGAAAGGCTCAAGTTCCAGGATTTAAAGGGTGCTGAAGGTTTTAAGTTTTTAGAACCTTCTTTGCCAAGAAACCTCTCCGATGATGCATCAATGGAGGCATTTTGTCGAAGCACAGTGACAACCATGTGGCATTACCATGGTGGATGCTTGGTGGGAAAGGTTGTCGATGGCGATTTGCGAGTGGTCGGTACAAATTCACTTCGAGTGGTAGATGGATCCATATTCAACGCATCACCCGGAACCAACCCTCAGGCCACCCTCATGATGATAGGCCG GTACATTGGGCTTAGGATGTTGCAAGAAAGAGAGGCAGCGAAATAG